The Vibrio aerogenes nucleotide sequence CAGGGGATGAATATAAGCTGAAAAAATCAGAATCACAAAAACAAAGCAATAAAACACTTGCCTGAGAATGAATAAAAAGTCATCATTTCAGCATAATTAAACAAGGAGATGCCTGAACTGTGAAAATCAGAAGTACTGCACTCGTTAAAGGATTCCGCCAGTCTGTCCCTTATGTCAACGCCCACAGAGGCAAAATAATGGTCATTATGATTGGTGGAGAAGCTATTGCTGATAAAAATTTTGCCAATATCATCAGTGATATAGCTTTACTCCATAGTCTGGGAGTAAAAATCGTACTGGTCTATGGTGCCCGGCCACAGATGAATCAGTTACTGGATGCTCACAACTGCAATACGCCTTACCATAAAGGTATCCGGATTACTGATGAATTGGCACTTCCATATGTTGTTCAGGCTGCCGGACAACTTCAGCTGGCAATCACCGGCCGGCTGTCATTGAGTCTGAACAACACACCAATGGCCGGTAATCAGCTCAGCGTTATCAGCGGAAATTTTGTGATTGCACAACCGCTGGGAGTTGATGACGGAATCGACTACTGCCACAGTGGTAAAGTCCGCCGTATCAATATCGAAGGCATCAATCAGGCATTAAATCAGAATTCCATTGTCTTACTTGGCCCCATTGCCAGCTCAGTGACCGGAGAGTGCTTCAATCTGTTATCAGAAGAAGTCGCCACGGAAGTGGCCATCCGTTTAAAAGCAGAAAAACTGATTGGGTTCTGCTCCGAACAAGGTATTTTTGATGAAGAAGGCAACTCAATTGCTGAGCTGTTCCCGGCGGATGTAGAAGCGATGCTACAACGAGTCGAACAAGAGACGGAAGAACCAGAACATACAAACCGTGGCCGGTTCCGCTTCTTGCGGGCAGCGATAGCAGCCTGCAGAGCCGGTATTCCCCGAAGTCATCTGGTGAGCTATAAAGAAGATGGTGCGCTGATTCAGGAGCTGTTCTCCATCGATGGTATCGGCACACAGTTGGTCATGGCAAGTTCAGAGCAGGTCCGGGAAGCGCATATTGACGACATTGGCGGTATATTCGATCTTATTCAGCCGCTGGAAGAGAAAGGAATTCTGGTCCGCCGCTCCCGTGAACAACTGGAACAGGAAATTCATCAATTTACCATTATAGAAAAAGATGGGCTCATCATTGGTTGCGCTGCACTTTATCCCTATCCGGAAGAGCGGATGGGCGAAATGGCCTGTGTCGCGATTCACTCAGAATACAGAGATGGAAACAGGGGATTAATGCTCCTGAAGCACATCAAGAATCAGGCAAAAAGTATGGGAATCCAGCAAATATTTGTCCTGACGACCCACAGTGTTCACTGGTTCAGGGAACAGGGCTTTGTCGAAACTGGTGTTGAATCACTGCCAATCACCAAACAGAATCTGTACAACTACCAGCGCCGCTCTAAAATTCTTTGTCTGAGCCTGTAAAAACATCGCGGACTTTTCATCCTGTGAAGTCCGCTTCCTGACTCTCTTTCTGACATCTGACTGAGTCATCAATACCACTTCGCAGAAATTTGAGATGAACGCACTCAATCTCCAACAAAGATGGATCCTGATGATTAAACACTTTGATTCATAATGGAGATTGTGTAAAATTCCCGACAATGAGACATATTTATATTGACTTTTGTGACGCATACCTCACTTTAATCGCAATAAATAAACTATGCGTCCGAATTATTTATACAAAAAGTGTAATTAAGAGCATATAGCGTATGAGAACCATCATTTGTAATTCACTACAGAGCTTCTGGGACATGGGAGATAACCATTTTCTGGAAGGGTTAAATGTTCATTGTGTATTTCCGGTAGATGAACGCATCAAAGGATTTATTCTGGGTTCGAAAGAACGCTATAAAATTCATGAAATTACATTTACAAAAGCTTTTTCTTAACCAAATCCCGCCATACCGTCTATTCAGCCCCGGTCAGTTGAGCGACAAGCCCGCTTAACCTTTGAGTTCTGGTCCGGATTGCGCGCCTGAAGACAACTGGATCCGCATAAATATTGAGTTTGTTTTTTGCCCGGGTAATGCCGGTATATATCAGTTCCCTGCTCAGAACAGGATTAAACTCCGGTGGTAAAACCATCAGTGTAAAGTCAAATTCACTTCCCTGCGATTTATGAATCGTCATTGCATACGCCGTCTCATGCTCCGGCAACCGGCTGGGAATCACGCCCTTCACATTGCCATCAAACTGTTCAAAATAAATTTTAAACACTTCCCTGCCTGACTCCATGGTAAGCAGACAAATTCCGATATCGCCATTATAAATCCCCAGAGTGTGATCGTTTTTAGTCACCATCACCGGCCTGCCGTTGTACCAGACTTCCTGATCTTTCTGAATCATTCCCCGCCGTTGCAACAGACTTTCGATTTTCTGATTCAGCCCTGAAACGCCAAAGTCTCCTTCTCTGAGCGCACAAAGCAAACGGCACTGATTAAACAGAGTAAGGACCCGTTTTGCGGTGTGTTCTGCTGTCAGATGTTCTTCAGCCAAAGCGCTGTGAAGTTCAGACAAATAACGACTATACGCTTCCACCAGCGTATTCAGCATATGATTATAATGCCCCCCATCCAGCGTCCTGACTTCAATATCGGAATAGCCCATATCATCAATCTCATGAAAAGGCCGGTATTCTCCGGAATTCACTAAAGCGGCCAGAAATCCGATACCTGAATCAGCATGAAAGCGATAACTTTTCTTCAGTGTACATAAACCATTTGCAATATCAGGGATCTGCTCCCGGACGGGAACCGGTAAAGAATTCCCGGTTAATCGCTCAAGTAAACGGGTTTGTTCACGGGAAAAGCCACAGGACTGAAATGAACAGATATCTCCCAACACCGCCCCGGCTTCAACAGAAGCCAATTGATCTTTATCGCCTAATAAAATCACCCGGGTATGTAACGGCAACGCCATTAATAGTTTATACATCATGGGTAAATCAACCATAGAAGCCTCATCCACCACCAAAATATCGACATGCAGTAAATTTTGTTCGTGGTGTAAAAACTCCGCACTGCCCGGTCTCACGCCCAGTAACCGGTGCAAAGTACTGGCCTGAACCGGAAGCAAGGCTTTGATTTCCGGTGATACCGGTAGTTTCTCAATGGCCTGTCCGATTGATTCTGTCAGGCGGGCTGCAGCTTTACCTGTGGGGGCGACCAATCTGATTAAAGGTGCAATCTGATGTGCCTGAGCCTGAACAACTAACGCTGCAAGTAATCGGGTCACGGTTGTTGTTTTTCCGGTTCCCGGTCCCCCGGAAATGACCGTAAACTGACGGGTCAGTGCGGTTGCCGCTGCTGTTTTTTGCCAGTTCAGACACACACGGTCGGGAATCAGTTCATCCAGCATGGTCAGATCATCAGGATGAGCCGCCTGTCTGACCCGCTGGTGAATAACTGCCCAGTCCGGTGTATCAGGAGAAGTGATATCAAGTAAATCGCAAAGACGCTGCTGCAGTTGTTCCTGCGATTCACTCCCGGATAACTGATGCCACATTGCCCGATAATTCCGGCTGAATAACTGCTGTAACTGAGCTGTTAATAATTCGATATCTTCAGTATCGAGGTGGACGGGTGCAGATAACTGCCGCAGGCGTTCAGCCAGCTTTGCCTCATAATACCAGTAGCGGTGTAAATAAAGCCGCTGACCGTCAAAGACCAGCGGACAATTGTCTTCAGATGAACCAATGAAGGGACATCGCCGAATCACACCAGGCCAGTCAACCGATTCCACATGTGATCTGAAACGGAGTGATTCATCAGTACTCAGACCAAAATATAACCATGTATCATTGAGCCGCCCCTCAGTGTCATAAATGGGGATACAGATATGACCATGCCCAAGCTCAAAACTCACGACAGCACATAGCCAGGCAACCTCAGACTGATCCTGGCTGCATTGTCTGGCAATGAACATCGCAAACTGGTAATCCAGTTGTCGAATCAACTGCTTCTCGCTAAAGTAACTCAGGATATCCGCAAGAGAATCTGTCACAAATCCATCTCCATTTGACCACTTTCCGGGTTGTTGTCTGTCTCTGACTGGCCGGCAACCAGGCGATCCAGTGCCAGAATCAGTGCTTCTTCAGGACGATGAGAAAAAACACCATATTCGGCACGCCCGGCCACACCCCGTAAGAAAATATAATAGACACCACCAAAATGCTTTTTGTAACGATATCCGGGAATGCGCGCAGATAAAAACCGGTGTAATGCCAGTGTATAAAGCTGATATTGCAAATCGTAACGATGCTCAATCATCGCAGCCTGAAGTCTTGACTGACTGTAATCTTCAATATGATAACCAAGGTGATTCGATTTCCAGTCCAGAATGTAATATTGACCCCGATATTCGAATACCAAATCAATAAAGCCTTTCAGCATACCTTCGACTTTGGCAAACCCAAGCATTGCTGCCTGTGCTGACAAGGGATCCTTTTGCCGGATCAGCCGGTTCAGACCCGCGGCCTGCAAGACTTCGACCGGAAGTAAAAACTCCATCTCAGCCAGTCGCTTACGCTTATCGATCTCTGCAAGCCGCAATGATTTGCCATCCAGCGGCGTCGTCAGTACCTGATGCATCATGTTTAACAAAGTGGGTAACCATGCAGAATCTACTGATGACGTTTCCATCAGCGCGGAGATGATCCGGATGTTCTCTTCACTGTCCGGCGGTTGCGTAAACTCCGTTTCTTCAAACAGGCTATGCAGGAAAGTCCCCGGTGCTGCACCTTTGGGAAAGGTGAAAATATTCTTCTCTTCATCTGTCCATAGCATTTCGTCTGACTCTCCGGCAGAGTCGATATCAAACCCCTTTGGCTCCAGTGGTGCATCCAGAAAAGTCTGATGGCCGGACTGCTTCACCAGATTCGAATAGCTGGTCATGCGCCAGTACCGCTCAATCACATGATTGAGGGTTTTCACACATAGGTCATCATGATCGTTTGTCTGCAACGTCAGTGGCGTTTCTCCGGGCTCTGGTGGCGCACATAACACACCAGAAGATGAGCCGAGGACTTTTTCAATACCCTGTTTCAGTAATGCCGCATCCCCCGGCTGCCCCTGTTGAAGCAGATAACCCATCGCACAAAGGTGAGCGAGACTGTCTCCCTTCTTCGAAC carries:
- the argA gene encoding amino-acid N-acetyltransferase; this encodes MKIRSTALVKGFRQSVPYVNAHRGKIMVIMIGGEAIADKNFANIISDIALLHSLGVKIVLVYGARPQMNQLLDAHNCNTPYHKGIRITDELALPYVVQAAGQLQLAITGRLSLSLNNTPMAGNQLSVISGNFVIAQPLGVDDGIDYCHSGKVRRINIEGINQALNQNSIVLLGPIASSVTGECFNLLSEEVATEVAIRLKAEKLIGFCSEQGIFDEEGNSIAELFPADVEAMLQRVEQETEEPEHTNRGRFRFLRAAIAACRAGIPRSHLVSYKEDGALIQELFSIDGIGTQLVMASSEQVREAHIDDIGGIFDLIQPLEEKGILVRRSREQLEQEIHQFTIIEKDGLIIGCAALYPYPEERMGEMACVAIHSEYRDGNRGLMLLKHIKNQAKSMGIQQIFVLTTHSVHWFREQGFVETGVESLPITKQNLYNYQRRSKILCLSL
- the recD gene encoding exodeoxyribonuclease V subunit alpha, with the translated sequence MTDSLADILSYFSEKQLIRQLDYQFAMFIARQCSQDQSEVAWLCAVVSFELGHGHICIPIYDTEGRLNDTWLYFGLSTDESLRFRSHVESVDWPGVIRRCPFIGSSEDNCPLVFDGQRLYLHRYWYYEAKLAERLRQLSAPVHLDTEDIELLTAQLQQLFSRNYRAMWHQLSGSESQEQLQQRLCDLLDITSPDTPDWAVIHQRVRQAAHPDDLTMLDELIPDRVCLNWQKTAAATALTRQFTVISGGPGTGKTTTVTRLLAALVVQAQAHQIAPLIRLVAPTGKAAARLTESIGQAIEKLPVSPEIKALLPVQASTLHRLLGVRPGSAEFLHHEQNLLHVDILVVDEASMVDLPMMYKLLMALPLHTRVILLGDKDQLASVEAGAVLGDICSFQSCGFSREQTRLLERLTGNSLPVPVREQIPDIANGLCTLKKSYRFHADSGIGFLAALVNSGEYRPFHEIDDMGYSDIEVRTLDGGHYNHMLNTLVEAYSRYLSELHSALAEEHLTAEHTAKRVLTLFNQCRLLCALREGDFGVSGLNQKIESLLQRRGMIQKDQEVWYNGRPVMVTKNDHTLGIYNGDIGICLLTMESGREVFKIYFEQFDGNVKGVIPSRLPEHETAYAMTIHKSQGSEFDFTLMVLPPEFNPVLSRELIYTGITRAKNKLNIYADPVVFRRAIRTRTQRLSGLVAQLTGAE